aaaaatggtcttTTACGACCAATTTAatgcaacgaaaagactattagcaaccaaaattggttgctaatagtcttttcgttgcatTAAATTGGTCGTAAaagaccatttttcttgtagtgtatctACCATGCATTTGGGAGTTCATCAAGCATATTAATTTAGCTGTAAAATCAAAGTttgacaatatatattaattgaaaagtattaattaaagttaataaaaatctcataaattTACATGGATTCATATGATATgttgttagatctattttataataaaaatcacTTTATAATTTACGTATCGTATCAAActatatcagtttgtgagtCTACTTTTATACGATctctttgtggctaaagtattCCTGTAAATCCTAAGGCAACTCAAGAGAGAtatgaaaattaagaaaaatgatatttgcagttgcacactcccttaaaaaaaagaagagtaaatatagaatttatatgaaaaaaaaattatatttgtaataacGAAGTGTTCAATTACTATgcactccttttgaaaaaaggatgaataaatatgaaatttacgtaaaaaaaaaatactttttaataatagacactaatttcttttaaaacaaataccCTAGGCTTACATAACTTATGAATATATCTAACgttacttttattaaaaattaatgcaCACATACCTCACACAACAATATTTGACTGCATTCACAAAAAACCGTTTGCCTGCATTCATAAAATTGTTAAAACGAATGGTGGTCAGGATCAAATGAATTCTACCGTCCTTAATGCCCAGATATGGCAGAGGATCTGGATCCACGTACAACCCTGATCAGTGGCCATGCCAAGTTGCCATTGAATTTTTACATCTCTTTACCTGCACCAGGTCGACACAGAATAGTCCATCGATCATGTCTCCGAGTCTCCTATCAACGGTGTACATTCAATTCCAACTTTTGTCTGTCTTTACCCCATTCAATATCTCTGCAATTTCTTTTTAAGTAGAATTAGCTTCTTCACATTGCAGCTTAATTCACTTCCATAGTCCCCCTATCACCACACCCTGTAAACTTATGGATTCTCTTCTTTTGCAATGGGTTTGCTTGGTCTTCATAGTTACGAGTGCGCTGTGCGGTGTATTTGCATGGCCGAACGATCTCCCCGGCTCGTGGGAGCTCCTGGTGGCCGACGCCGGCATTGCCTCCATGCACACTGCCGTCACACATCACAACACCGTGGTCCTTCTCGATCGAGCCAACATCGGCCCCTCCCACATAATCCTTCCCCGGGGCCATTGCAGGTTTGATGGCCACGACGCAGTTCTCAAACAAGACTGCTACAGCCACTCCGTCGTCCTTGACCTACAAACCAACAGAATTCGTCCCTTGATGATCCTCACCGACACTTGGTGCTCCTCAGGCCAGTTCCTCCCGGACGGTACGCTGTTATCGACGGGTGGGGACATGGACGGGTTCAAGAAGATCCGAATGTTCAAACCATGCAAGGCGGACGGGTTCTGCGACTGGGACGAGCTAAAAGACGTAGAATTGGCGGAGGGGCGGTGGTACGCAACGAACCAGATACTACCGGACGGTTCCGTGATAATTGTCGGTGGGAGAGCGACGAACACGATCGAATATTTTCCGCCGAGAAAAGGAGCCGTTTTTTTGCCATTCCTTGCGGACGTAGAGGATAAGCAGATGGACAATCTATACCCTTACGTCCATCTACTTCCCAGCGGTCACATTTTCATCTTCGCTAACGACAGGGCGGTCTTGTATGATCACGATATTGACAAAATTGTCAGAGATTTTCCACCTTTGCCCGGTGGCCCACGGAACTACCCATCAGCGGGCTCATCAGTGATGCTGGCCCTCCAAGGGGATTACTCGATGGCTGTGATTGTGGTGTGCGGTGGTGCACAGTTCGGTGCGTTTCTGCAGAAGAGTACGGACGCCCCGGCTCACGGTAGCTGCGGCCGCATTGTGGCGACTGAGCCCCACCCCGTTTGGCAAATGGAAGATATGCCATTCGGGCGGATAATGGGGGACATGGTTATGCTTCCCACCGGTGAGGTTTTGATTATCAATGGAGCTCAGGCAGGGTCTCAAGGGTTCGAGATGGCCACCAACCCTTGTCTTCACCCGGTTCTTTACCGCCCCGATCAACCCGTCGGGTTACGCTTCATGACGTTGAACCCGGGAATTGTTCCCAGATTGTACCACTCCACCGCGAACCTGTTACCGGACGGGAGGGTTTTACTTGCGGGAAGCAATCCGCATTACTTCTACAGATTCAAAGCCAAATTTCCGACCGAATTACGAATTGAAGCATTTTCGCCGGAATACTTGTCGGCGGACCGCGCTAATCTCCGACCGGAGA
This sequence is a window from Carya illinoinensis cultivar Pawnee chromosome 9, C.illinoinensisPawnee_v1, whole genome shotgun sequence. Protein-coding genes within it:
- the LOC122275136 gene encoding aldehyde oxidase GLOX-like produces the protein MDSLLLQWVCLVFIVTSALCGVFAWPNDLPGSWELLVADAGIASMHTAVTHHNTVVLLDRANIGPSHIILPRGHCRFDGHDAVLKQDCYSHSVVLDLQTNRIRPLMILTDTWCSSGQFLPDGTLLSTGGDMDGFKKIRMFKPCKADGFCDWDELKDVELAEGRWYATNQILPDGSVIIVGGRATNTIEYFPPRKGAVFLPFLADVEDKQMDNLYPYVHLLPSGHIFIFANDRAVLYDHDIDKIVRDFPPLPGGPRNYPSAGSSVMLALQGDYSMAVIVVCGGAQFGAFLQKSTDAPAHGSCGRIVATEPHPVWQMEDMPFGRIMGDMVMLPTGEVLIINGAQAGSQGFEMATNPCLHPVLYRPDQPVGLRFMTLNPGIVPRLYHSTANLLPDGRVLLAGSNPHYFYRFKAKFPTELRIEAFSPEYLSADRANLRPEIHGIPETIRYGEVFEVSVSVPLPVVGIVEVNFGSAPFATHSFSQGQRLVKLAVTSAVPNGNLYKIGCTAPPNGMVAPPGYYMAFAVNQGVPSIARWVQVVD